One region of Cydia pomonella isolate Wapato2018A chromosome 9, ilCydPomo1, whole genome shotgun sequence genomic DNA includes:
- the LOC133521590 gene encoding armadillo repeat-containing protein gudu, which produces MAENADNISTFSVDGGQDTVGLPRIVMVTEGSDTSASSPSSTSSSEDNWANLIKSSEIPPEYWHIQKLVKYMKAGNQTATMVALSCLKDHDLTIEVNQRAIQEIGGLELLVNLLETRDLCCVLGGLAVLKDITPNFEIRKKVTDLGAIPLLVGLLSDPARDVQILAAETIANLGKIRKSRKFCRRFGGLPKLIDLLDIKERYLVTPREELNQDELQFLDIARAGAKALWSMSSSQRNREAMRKYGMIPLIARILKTIHLDVAIPATGLLQMCTNETSFQLAIQTEKMVDDLITHLANEDKDLKTYCSLAIYKCANDPITRDMIREAGGLELLVEAAADSSNRANKPLMAAVTGALWKCANSEASVKRLDSLQAVPILVKLLDDENDGVLTNVAGALAECAKSPPNRDKIRAAGGMPMLIHHLNNTHKPLLENVPLVIMECAKETSCMLEIDELDGVRLVWSLLKNDSPRVQTNAALALSPCVQNAADSGEMVRSFVGALELTVDLLDSDDHNVLSAVCAAIATIAKDNENLAVISDHGVVGKLSKLVTTTDDHLRANLGVAIAYCCDWAQNRQEFNKRGAITPLVNWMTSRDPNVHRATALALYHLSFFSINCVTMHAAGVVQFLLETIASKDPILQEASAGCLCNIRKLALATEKSKLKQ; this is translated from the exons ATGGCGGAGAACGCAGATAATATTTCAACGTTTAGTGTAGATGGCGGGCAGGACACGGTCGGCTTGCCACGGATCGTCATGGTCACAGAAGGTtctgacacttcagcgtcatcCCCGTCTTCCACGTCCTCTTCTGAAGACAACTGGGCCAACCTAATCAAGTCCTCAGAAATACCGCCAGAGTACTGGCACATACAGAAACTGGTGAAGTACATGAAAGCTGGCAACCAAACAGCGACGATGGTAGCGCTTTCTTGTCTGAAAGACCACGACTTGACTATCGAAGTAAACCAGAGAGCTATCCAGGAAATCGGCGGGTTGGAGTTGCTTGTCAATTTACTTGAAACTCGCGACCTATGCTGTGTTTTAGGAGGATTAGCTGTATTAAAAGATATAACCCCTAATTTTGAAATAAGGAAGAAAGTTACGGATCTCGGAGCGATTCCTTTGCTAGTAGGTTTGTTGTCAGACCCGGCGAGGGATGTGCAAATTCTTGCAGCGGAGACTATTGCCAATTTAGGCAAGATTCGGAAAAGTAGAAAGTTCTGTCGGAGATTCGGAGGGTTGCCGAAGCTGATTGATTTGCTGGATATCAAAGAAAG GTATCTCGTAACGCCTCGGGAAGAGCTGAACCAAGACGAATTACAGTTCTTAGACATCGCTCGTGCGGGCGCCAAGGCTCTTTGGTCCATGTCCTCCTCCCAAAGAAACCGAGAGGCCATGAGAAAGTACGGCATGATCCCTCTCATCGCAAGAATCTTGAAAACCATACATTTGGACGTAGCCATCCCGGCCACTGGACTTCTGCAGATGTGTACGAATGAGACCTCCTTCCAACTAGCCATACAGACGGAGAAGATGGTCGATGATTTGATAACACATTTGGCCAATGAAGATAAGGATTTAAAG ACATATTGCAGCTTGGCTATCTACAAATGCGCAAACGATCCCATCACTAGAGACATGATCAGAGAAGCAGGAGGTCTAGAGTTGCTCGTAGAAGCTGCTGCAGATTCTTCAAATAGAGCAAATAAACCTCTCATGGCGGCTGTGACCGGGGCTCTATGGAAATGCGCGAATAGTGAGGCTAGTGTCAAAAGGCTGGATAGTCTTCAAGCAGTGCCTATACTTGTGAAGTTGTTGGATGATGAAAATGATGGTGTGTTGACGAATGTGGCTGGTGCGCTGGCGGAGTGCGCCAAGTCACCGCCGAATAGGGACAAGATTAGGGCCGCAGGGGGCATGCCTATGCTAA TTCACCATCTCAACAACACACATAAGCCTCTCCTTGAAAACGTGCCCCTGGTCATAATGGAGTGCGCGAAGGAAACCAGTTGCATGCTCGAAATAGATGAACTTGACGGCGTTCGGCTCGTGTGGTCCTTACTTAAAAATGATTCCCCTAGAGTTCAGACAAACGCAGCTTTGGCTTTAAGTCCTTGTGTGCAAAATGCGGCGGATTCTGGGGAGATGGTCAG GTCGTTTGTAGGTGCTTTGGAACTAACGGTAGATCTGCTAGACTCTGACGACCACAACGTATTGTCGGCCGTCTGCGCAGCTATCGCCACTATAGCGAAGGACAACGAGAATCTGGCTGTTATATCTGATCATGGTGTGGTTGGGAAACTGTCTAAGTTAG TGACGACAACCGACGACCATCTCCGAGCCAACCTAGGCGTGGCCATCGCGTACTGCTGCGACTGGGCTCAGAACCGTCAAGAGTTCAACAAGCGAGGCGCCATCACACCCTTAGTCAACTGGATGACGTCGCGAGACCCTAACGTCCACCGCGCGACTGCCCTGGCCTTGTATCACCTATCCTTCTTCTCTATCAACTGCGTGACTATGCATGCT GCTGGCGTTGTCCAATTCCTGCTTGAAACCATTGCCTCCAAGGACCCCATTCTCCAAGAAGCATCCGCTGGCTGTTTGTGTAACATAAGGAAACTAGCACTCGCTACGGAGAAAAGCAAATTGAAACAGTAA